From one Dermacentor variabilis isolate Ectoservices chromosome 3, ASM5094787v1, whole genome shotgun sequence genomic stretch:
- the Vps15 gene encoding vacuolar protein sorting 15 → MGNQLAGIAPSQIYPVEHYLTELPDFTFEKNLGSTRFFKVARVKSKEGLAIVKVFAIHDPSLPLAPHKDTLERIRRVLSDVPNALPFQKVVETDKAGLLVRQFIKDNLYDRISTRPFLNSIEKRWIAFQLLHALAEAHKRGICHGDIKLENIMVTGWYWVLLTDFASFKPTYLPEDNPADFSYFFDTSRRRTCNIAPERFVKTLNPDSSHYLPEEGIGTGELTPAMDIFSLGCVLTELFTEGHPPFYFSQLLSYRSGEYSPAKILEKIDDVDLRDMIQHMLQKDPTLRLSAEQYLDQQRDRVFPQYFYTFLGDYIKEFATLALSPDEKVARLRVDIHAILYSLVLPKGAQSSGTSVGCEGDHVPPSTLSPLPAGSDGLCIVVAVLTSCLRSLKHCSAKLQALELIRELCPRLSSDIILDRLLPYMLYLINDKYPRVRAAAVETLTTCLTPIDTLPRSDANVFPEYILPNLMHVTLDSAVIVRMALAENIALLAETALRFLDMSTQHEVSSPDGTNVEPTVQAQHHHQGSYDSELQALQQMVQQMVSTLLSDSNNIVKQMLLEKGITRLCLFFGRQKANDVLLSHMITFLNDKEDRHLRASFFDSIVGVAAYVGWQCSPILKPLLQQGLADTEEFIISKALKALTELAEMGLFRKQMLYELTAETIPLLYHPNLWIRQNTVGFVCAVTKTLSLADTQCKLRPMLQPYLKRPVVEMDKEVAMLNALQDPLPRSLYDYVVKLDALSYLLEDLRRRQVMRSIVRAKHQPAYADVDHQLKSVYRRLQSDGVTEAMEDKIVAMKEHLTKIHKYKRSASESENVDTKLRGGEIDLEKLYMSNRCRSTDLLTLKIGDESSQALLHSRSYRKKGPPVESPQVTMNEDWQRMFGKVELREQSPPKQQPQPPPPQRHSPAGDGDPNMELHVSGAESADSAAPSANASPKQPQKNFTGITIDTATVHCLSCHAELQLLLNKKRTEFAREQTVRETIDDPSREERPLPPKWRPRGTLVAHMHEHKGAIHRLQVIPNTSLFATCSADGLVKIWDWGRMEKKAIANRSRQTYARMDGQVTCMTVCQSMQSLAVASDAGTIQVFRVEVNSNKTSPLKTRSLDPHEDGCVVDLQHFDTGLQSVLVYATVYGSIIGWDLRSPSTAWCFENNPRHGVITSFCIDPQHNWLVCGTSEGKLICWDMRFQLPSTTVSHPAGVRVRRVSIDPLHQSCVWAAVEGNNEVSLWDLETQARLRTLWASTSPPLSEKQASSSAPVHSVYSMYISPLECGPFMLTAGSDMRIRLWDINNPLASHVVAGSATDTLTPSFSYKSSLIDGTKVIQEVYSSRPRKDQPSSEQPKRYPEQPPTGHNDCISDIGIVQTSQTFIVSTSKNGVVKVWK, encoded by the exons ATGGGCAATCAACTTGCGGGCATCGCCCCGTCGCAGATCTACCCCGTAGAACACTACCTGACCGAGTTACCGGACTTCACTTTCGAGAAAAA TTTGGGTAGCACAAGGTTCTTCAAAGTCGCCCGTGTGAAAAGCAA AGAGGGTCTCGCCATTGTGAAGGTCTTTGCAATTCATGACCCTTCGCTGCCACTCGCTCCCCACAAGGATACGCTTGAAA GGATACGGCGAGTTCTGTCAGATGTTCCAAATGCACTCCCTTTTCAAAAAGTTGTT GAAACGGACAAGGCTGGCTTACTGGTTCGTCAGTTTATCAAAGATAACCTCTATGATCGCATCAGCACGCGGCCATTCCTGAATTCCATTGAGAAGCGTTGGATTGCATTCCAACTTCTTCATGCTCTAGCTGAAGCTCACAAACGTGGG ATATGCCATGGGGACATAAAGCTAGAAAACATCATGGTAACTGGCTGGTATTGGGTCCTTCTGACAGACTTTGCCAGCTTCAAGCCTACATACCTGCCAGAA GACAATCCAGCAGATTTTTCATACTTCTTTGACACATCTCGGAGAAGGACGTGCAACATTGCGCCTGAGCGCTTTGTAAAGACCCTCAACCCTGACTCGAGCCACTACTTGCCCGAGGAAGGCATCGGTACTGGCGAACTGACTCCAGCCATGGACATCTTCTCACTCGG TTGCGTCCTGACTGAGCTGTTCACTGAGGGACATCCTCCCTTCTACTTCTCCCAGCTGCTTTCTTATCGAAGCGGGGAGTACAGCCCAGCAAAAATACTGGAGAAGATTGATGACGTCGATCTTCGG GACATGATCCAGCACATGCTGCAGAAGGATCCGACCTTGCGGCTATCGGCCGAGCAGTACTTGGACCAGCAGAGGGACCGAGTGTTTCCGCAGTATTTCTACACATTCCTAGGGGACTACATTAAGGAGTTTGCCACCCTTGCCCTGTCGCCAGATGAGAAAGTTGCCAG GCTCCGGGTAGACATCCATGCCATCCTGTACTCGCTCGTGCTTCCAAAAGGGGCACAGTCCAGCGGAACTTCGGTCGGCTGCGAGGGTGACCATGTTCCACCATCCACCTTGTCACCGCTCCCGGCTGGATCCGACGGTCTCTGCATTGTGGTGGCCGTTCTCACTTCTTGCCTACGTAGCCTCAAGCACTGCTCAGCAAAGCTCCAGGCACTCGAGCTCATCCGCGAGCTCTGCCCAAGACTGAGCAGTGACATAATCCTCGACCGGCTGCTTCCGTACATG CTGTACCTCATCAATGACAAGTACCCGCGAGTGCGGGCTGCAGCTGTGGAAACGCTCACAACCTGCCTGACACCGATTGACACCCTGCCAAGGAG TGATGCGAATGTGTTTCCGGAGTACATCCTGCCAAACTTG ATGCATGTCACATTGGACAGCGCTGTGATAGTGCGAATGGCACTTGCAGAAAACATTGCGCTCTTGGCTGAGACTGCGCTCAG GTTTCTGGACATGAGCACTCAGCACGAGGTGTCTTCTCCGGATGGCACAAATGTCGAGCCAACTGTGCAGGCTCAACATCACCACCAG GGTTCATATGATTCTGAGCTCCAAGCCCTTCAGCAAATGGTTCAGCAGATGGTGTCGACTCTGCTGAGTGATTCCAACAACATAGTCAAGCAGATGCTGctggaaaaaggcatcacacgGCTGTGCTTGTTCTTTGGCCGGCAAAAAG CGAATGATGTCCTACTGTCTCACATGATCACATTTTTGAATGACAAG GAGGATCGACATTTAAGAGCTTCATTCTTCGACAGTATTGTTGGCGTCGCAGCTTATGTTGGATGGCAGTGCTCGCCTATTTTGAAACCTCTCTTGCAACAG GGCCTTGCAGACACAGAGGAGTTTATCATCAGCAAAGCACTCAAGGCTCTCACTGAGCTTGCTGAGATGGGACTCTTCAGGAAGCAAATGCTCTACGAGCTCACGGCCGAGACCATTCCCCTTCTCTACCATCCT aaCCTCTGGATCCGACAGAACACAGTCGGCTTTGTGTGTGCGGTCACCAAGACCTTGTCACTCGCTGACACCCAATGCAAGCTGAGGCCCATGCTTCAGCCATACCTCAAGCGTCCAGTCGTTGAAATGGATAAAGAG GTGGCCATGTTAAATGCTCTGCAAGATCCGCTCCCACGGAGCCTTTACGACTATGTGGTGAAATTAGACGCTCTGTCTTATCTCTTAGAAGACCTGCGCCGTAGGCAGGTCATGCGATCCATAGTGCGAGCGAAGCACCAGCCAGCCTACGCTGATGTGGACCACCAGCTCAAGTCG GTTTACAGGAGGCTCCAGTCAGATGGTGTGACGGAGGCCATGGAAGACAAGATTGTG GCAATGAAAGAGCACCTGACCAAGATACACAAATATAAGAGAAG CGCATCAGAGTCTGAAAATGTGGACACAAAGCTCCGAGGCGGTGAGATTGACCTGGAGAAACTCTACATGTCAAACAGATGCCGTAGCACAGACCTGCTCACGCTCAAAATTGGTGATGAGTCTTCACAGGCTCTCTTGCATAGCAG ATCATACAGAAAGAAGGGACCACCTGTTGAATCTCCCCAGGTCACCATG AACGAAGACTGGCAACGGATGTTTGGCAAGGTTGAACTGCGGGAGCAGTCTCCCCCGAAGCAGCAGCCACAGCCACCACCGCCACAGCGGCATTCACCAGCCGGAGACGGTGACCCAAATATGGAGCTGCATGTCTCTGGAGCCGAGTCGGCCGATTCTGCAGCCCCGTCTGCGAACGCCTCTCCTAAGCAGCCACAAAAAAACTTCACTGGAATCACCATAGACACAG CCACAGTCCACTGCCTGTCGTGCCATGCCGAGTTGCAGCTCCTGCTGAACAAGAAGCGAACAGAGTTTGCCCGGGAGCAGACGGTGAGGGAGACCATTGACGACCCCTCACGAGAGGAGCGGCCCCTGCCACCAAAGTGGAGGCCTCGCGGCACCCTGGTGGCCCACATGCATGAACACAAGGGGGCCATTCATAG GCTGCAGGTGATCCCGAACACGAGCCTGTTTGCCACATGCTCGGCCGACGGTCTGGTCAAAATCTGGGACTGGGGCCGCATGGAGAAGAAGGCCATTGCCAACAGGTCCCGGCAGACCTATGCCAGGATGG ATGGACAGGTCACATGCATGACAGTGTGTCAGAGCATGCAATCCTTGGCTGTTGCTTCCGATGCAGGAACCATACAAGTGTTCAG AGTGGAGGTCAACAGCAATAAAACAAGCCCACTGAAGACCCGCTCTTTAGACCCACATGAGGATGGCTGTGTTGTGGACCTTCAGCATTTTGACACAG GATTGCAATCCGTGCTTGTCTATGCCACTGTGTATGGCTCGATCATAGGTTGGGATCTGCGGTCACCTAGCACTGCATGGTGCTTTGAGAACAACCCCAGGCACG GTGTGATTACGTCATTCTGCATTGACCCTCAGCACAACTGGCTTGTGTGTGGCACCTCCGAGGGAAAGCTCATTTGCTGGGACATGCGATTCCAGCTGCCAAGCACCACTGTCAGCCACCCTGCCG GTGTTCGTGTCCGTCGAGTGAGCATTGACCCCCTGCACCAGTCCTGTGTTTGGGCTGCCGTCGAGGGAAACAACGAAGTGTCGCTCTGGGATCTGGAGACGCAAGCTCGGTTGCGCACGCTCTGGGCAAGCACTTCTCCACCCCTCAGCGAAAAACAG GCATCTTCGTCTGCACCTGTGCACTCGGTATACAGCATGTACATCAGCCCCTTGGAATGCGGACCATTTATGCTCACGGCCGGCTCCGACATGCGCATCCGCCTCTGGGACATCAACAACCCGCTGGCGTCGCACGTCGTGGCTGGTTCGGCCACAGATACCCTGACGCCATCTTTCAGCTACAA